In a single window of the Bradyrhizobium erythrophlei genome:
- a CDS encoding sugar transferase: MVGFAESRKSLSFATTNTPLPVGLSSKRVVDIILAISGIIVLVPLLLLCFITCALSSSGPAVFRHKRVGFGGKQFDCFKFRTMVADSEKCLRDYLASNPEAQAEWAATRKLQFDPRVTAIGSILRKTSLDELPQLFNVLRGDMSIVGPRPVTPEELVRYSTGVDAYLACRPGITGLWQVSGRSGTTYSKRVACDTFYARNWSMLLDAKIIIVTIPALLDSDNAY, from the coding sequence ATGGTCGGTTTTGCTGAATCCCGTAAAAGTTTGAGTTTCGCGACTACAAACACCCCCCTTCCCGTGGGGCTTTCAAGCAAGAGGGTCGTAGATATCATTTTAGCGATTTCTGGCATCATCGTGCTGGTTCCCCTGTTGTTGCTTTGTTTTATAACTTGCGCCCTCAGCTCGTCCGGCCCCGCTGTCTTCCGTCATAAGCGCGTTGGATTTGGCGGCAAACAATTCGACTGTTTCAAGTTCCGCACAATGGTCGCGGATTCCGAAAAGTGTCTTCGCGATTACCTGGCTTCGAACCCTGAGGCGCAGGCCGAATGGGCTGCTACCCGGAAACTACAATTTGATCCCAGGGTCACTGCAATAGGTTCGATTCTTCGCAAGACCAGTCTCGATGAACTTCCCCAACTGTTCAACGTACTCAGGGGCGATATGAGCATAGTTGGGCCGCGTCCGGTCACTCCTGAGGAGCTGGTGAGATACTCCACCGGCGTTGATGCTTACTTGGCCTGTCGACCCGGCATCACCGGGCTTTGGCAAGTCAGCGGCCGCAGCGGAACCACCTACAGCAAGCGTGTCGCATGTGATACATTCTATGCCCGCAACTGGTCGATGCTGCTGGACGCGAAGATCATTATCGTCACGATTCCGGCACTGCTGGATTCCGACAACGCTTATTAG
- the galE gene encoding UDP-glucose 4-epimerase GalE, with the protein MTNILVAGGAGYVGSHTCLDLFNKGFIPVTYDNLSNGHADFVKWGPLETGDIRDLPKLDDVIRKYRPAAIIHFAAAIEIGESVQDPAGFYDNNVSGTISLLLAAQAAGVDKIVFSSSCATYGIPVSMPMGEGHPQLPINPYGRSKLIVEQILQDLDRYRGVRSVILRYFNAAGADPEGRIGERHLPETHAIPLAIETALGKRSHFQVMGSDYRTRDGSCIRDFVHVLDLADAHTRAVEHLLSGGDSVALNLGTGHGTTVKELLSAIQRVSGRDFRVEYGQRRDGDSPALVADNTLAKHIIDWSPRYDLESIIRTAWNWHARVASE; encoded by the coding sequence ATGACAAACATTCTTGTTGCCGGAGGGGCTGGTTACGTCGGATCCCATACGTGTCTTGATCTCTTCAATAAGGGTTTTATCCCCGTAACCTATGATAACCTTTCGAACGGCCATGCGGATTTTGTGAAATGGGGGCCTTTGGAAACGGGAGATATCCGGGACCTCCCTAAACTGGACGATGTGATCAGGAAATATCGACCGGCCGCGATTATTCATTTTGCCGCAGCGATCGAGATCGGCGAATCCGTTCAAGACCCCGCAGGCTTCTACGACAACAACGTATCCGGGACGATCTCTCTCCTATTGGCCGCGCAGGCTGCCGGCGTGGACAAGATCGTCTTTTCGTCGAGCTGCGCCACCTACGGTATTCCCGTTTCCATGCCGATGGGTGAGGGCCATCCTCAGTTGCCAATTAATCCATACGGTCGGAGCAAGCTGATCGTCGAGCAGATCCTACAGGACTTGGATCGCTATCGCGGCGTTCGATCCGTCATTCTGCGCTACTTCAATGCCGCGGGTGCCGACCCTGAAGGAAGGATCGGCGAGCGGCATTTACCGGAAACCCACGCAATTCCACTCGCGATTGAGACTGCGCTAGGCAAGCGGTCGCATTTCCAGGTCATGGGATCCGACTACAGAACCCGCGACGGATCCTGTATCCGTGACTTCGTCCATGTCCTGGACTTGGCCGATGCCCATACTCGCGCGGTCGAACATCTTTTGAGCGGCGGTGACAGCGTCGCTTTGAATTTGGGAACCGGCCATGGGACGACCGTAAAAGAACTGCTTTCGGCGATCCAGCGCGTCTCAGGCCGCGATTTCCGCGTTGAATATGGCCAGCGTCGGGACGGCGACTCGCCTGCACTTGTCGCAGACAATACCTTGGCCAAACACATAATTGATTGGTCGCCGCGTTATGATCTCGAGTCCATCATCAGGACCGCATGGAACTGGCACGCGCGAGTTGCGTCAGAATAA
- a CDS encoding H-NS family nucleoid-associated regulatory protein — translation MKLSKYHLTSLSADELWALHEQVGAILSERISSEKRELEERLAKLNGSLNADRAKNKNENSSPSERRAVRRNYPPVVPKFRNPSDPSETWAGRGKQPRWMVAQLKAGKKMDDFLIDRSKRRRG, via the coding sequence ATGAAGTTGAGCAAGTACCATCTAACCTCGTTGTCCGCGGACGAATTGTGGGCTCTCCACGAACAGGTAGGGGCAATTCTGTCAGAAAGGATCTCTTCGGAGAAACGCGAGCTAGAAGAGCGCCTTGCCAAACTGAACGGCAGTTTGAATGCTGATCGAGCGAAGAACAAAAACGAAAATTCGTCGCCCAGTGAACGCCGTGCGGTCCGCCGGAACTATCCCCCGGTCGTTCCTAAATTCCGAAACCCCTCGGACCCGTCAGAGACTTGGGCCGGTCGCGGTAAGCAGCCTCGGTGGATGGTGGCGCAGCTCAAGGCAGGCAAGAAAATGGATGATTTCTTGATCGATCGTTCGAAGCGCAGGCGGGGGTAG
- a CDS encoding metallophosphoesterase, which yields MRSTVWLHEKFLVRGRRPSLPAGLRVYAIGDIHGRLDLLNQLLALIDADMEQFPATRPVYVFLGDYIDRGHWSRETIERLIEHAAEHESVFLKGNHELIAISCLSDGTKIDQWLRLGGMETLSSYGVGADLVANRKQTAGTQLAFHSALPQSHFRFFRNLREWFASGDFFFVHAGVNPDVDLAHQTEKDLLWIRHEFLFSSRDFGKIIIHGHTPTTEIELRSNRINIDTGAFATGRLTCLVIEGETLSVIDTVPNQKNCQR from the coding sequence GTGCGTTCAACAGTCTGGCTGCACGAGAAGTTTTTGGTTCGCGGCCGGCGGCCGTCATTGCCGGCCGGACTTCGTGTCTACGCAATCGGCGATATCCATGGTCGACTGGATTTGCTCAATCAATTGCTGGCCCTCATCGATGCGGATATGGAGCAATTTCCAGCGACCAGGCCGGTCTACGTGTTCCTGGGCGATTACATTGATCGCGGGCATTGGTCGCGCGAAACGATCGAGCGACTCATTGAGCATGCTGCCGAGCATGAATCGGTATTCCTGAAGGGCAACCATGAACTGATTGCTATCAGTTGTTTAAGCGACGGCACCAAGATCGATCAATGGTTGCGTCTTGGCGGCATGGAAACGTTGTCATCTTATGGTGTCGGGGCAGACTTAGTCGCCAATCGCAAGCAGACGGCCGGAACGCAACTGGCGTTTCACAGCGCACTGCCGCAGTCGCATTTTCGCTTTTTTCGAAACTTGCGGGAATGGTTTGCGAGCGGGGATTTTTTCTTCGTCCATGCCGGAGTGAATCCTGATGTTGATCTCGCGCATCAGACGGAAAAAGACCTGTTATGGATTAGACACGAATTTCTCTTTTCGAGCCGGGATTTCGGAAAAATCATCATCCATGGACATACACCGACCACGGAAATTGAGCTGCGGTCAAATCGGATCAATATAGACACGGGCGCCTTTGCGACCGGTCGCTTAACTTGTCTGGTGATTGAGGGCGAAACATTGTCGGTCATCGATACCGTGCCTAATCAAAAAAATTGCCAGCGTTGA
- a CDS encoding polysaccharide biosynthesis tyrosine autokinase — MNFANQFLNQPYETAVKDDPFTGLTQVRVFLSRQWRLIAIITGLSIVVGALYIVTSPTKYTAQADMIIDTKKVTWTQSELSTEKLSVEDASVESEIETTKSETVALAVIKRLHLTEDPEFTGASPSILSRIFTLFRSPPSPDPSKPAVLNDELVQQALGVFKSNLKVLRLGHSYIEQIQYTSLSREKAATIANAVADAYIEDQLQAKFEATRRASEWLQLRIGELRQQASNAFKEVQDFKSENNIIIGVDGKLASEVELDQLGTALAKARSDTTQARAKVDRITRVLEQRSNNKGNLDIPDPVVNDALSNPVITRLRQQYLDDQGKESEWSSRYGSDHIAARNLRAEMAGLQRAIWDEVSRISESYKSELAIARSQEEAIDKRMTEVFQKSASARQAQVRLRELETASNTYRGIYETFLTRFTQSVQQQSFPSTEARLVTVASPPSRPSSPKITLTMALATLCGLALGGIAAFAREQMNRQIHTRSQIEGLLNTSCLAVLPALKKTKPGLNRLRATRDSRAFRQIIDAAPFSSTAEALRYIKVAIDLHPTGAKIIGIVSALTGEGKTTVATSFAAFLAKAGARTLLIDADLRNPAMTRALGYSNAPGLLNMVADRSDFKDLVISDINFKFDFLPASARTKTSNSSDILTASAIKDMLKAASSEYDYILVDLPPILPVVDVKATAHLFDAFVLVVEWAATSTDEIVKAMRTSPVLSERLLGAVLNKTDEAVMHRFEGYSDRRYMYYSNENISPEAA, encoded by the coding sequence ATGAATTTCGCGAATCAATTTCTCAATCAACCCTACGAGACGGCGGTAAAGGACGATCCGTTCACCGGGTTGACCCAGGTTCGCGTCTTTCTTTCGCGTCAATGGCGCTTGATCGCCATCATCACCGGTTTGTCGATCGTCGTCGGTGCGCTCTACATCGTGACCTCGCCAACTAAATACACCGCGCAAGCGGACATGATTATCGATACCAAAAAAGTCACGTGGACCCAATCCGAGTTGTCTACTGAAAAACTATCGGTTGAAGACGCTTCCGTCGAAAGCGAAATCGAAACCACCAAGTCCGAAACGGTTGCTTTGGCCGTTATCAAGCGATTGCATTTGACGGAAGATCCGGAATTTACCGGAGCAAGCCCCAGCATTTTGTCGCGGATATTTACTCTATTCCGTTCACCACCCAGCCCGGACCCTTCCAAGCCGGCAGTATTGAACGACGAATTAGTGCAGCAGGCGTTGGGTGTCTTCAAGAGCAATCTGAAAGTCTTGCGGCTTGGCCACAGCTATATCGAACAGATTCAATATACTTCCCTAAGCAGGGAGAAGGCTGCGACGATCGCTAACGCGGTAGCGGATGCCTATATCGAAGATCAGTTGCAAGCGAAGTTTGAAGCGACCCGCCGTGCGAGCGAATGGTTGCAGCTGCGGATTGGAGAGCTGCGCCAGCAGGCCAGCAATGCTTTCAAAGAGGTTCAAGACTTTAAATCCGAAAACAACATCATAATCGGAGTAGACGGAAAATTAGCGAGTGAAGTCGAACTTGATCAGCTTGGCACTGCTCTAGCCAAGGCCCGATCCGATACCACTCAGGCGAGAGCAAAGGTTGATCGCATAACGCGTGTTTTGGAGCAGCGATCGAACAACAAAGGAAATCTTGACATTCCCGACCCGGTCGTAAACGACGCCTTGAGCAATCCTGTGATCACCAGGCTCCGCCAGCAATATCTGGACGATCAGGGCAAAGAATCAGAATGGAGTTCCCGTTACGGGTCGGATCACATCGCGGCACGAAATCTTCGCGCTGAAATGGCTGGCCTCCAACGCGCGATTTGGGACGAAGTTTCCCGGATTTCCGAGAGTTATAAGAGTGAGCTGGCAATTGCTCGAAGTCAGGAAGAGGCGATTGATAAACGGATGACGGAAGTTTTCCAAAAGTCGGCCTCGGCGCGGCAGGCGCAAGTGCGGCTGCGTGAACTCGAGACTGCATCCAACACGTATCGCGGAATTTATGAGACGTTTTTGACCCGCTTCACACAATCCGTCCAGCAGCAATCGTTCCCTTCCACTGAGGCCCGACTGGTGACAGTCGCCTCCCCCCCGAGTCGGCCCAGTTCACCCAAGATCACGTTGACGATGGCACTGGCAACGCTGTGCGGGTTAGCCCTTGGAGGAATCGCCGCGTTTGCTCGTGAACAGATGAATCGACAGATCCACACCCGCTCGCAGATTGAAGGGCTGTTAAACACGAGTTGTCTTGCCGTGCTGCCGGCTTTAAAGAAGACCAAGCCCGGTCTTAACCGGCTGCGCGCCACTCGAGATTCTCGCGCGTTCCGTCAAATTATCGATGCGGCACCGTTCTCTTCGACTGCGGAGGCACTTCGATATATCAAGGTGGCGATTGATCTTCATCCCACTGGAGCCAAAATCATCGGGATCGTTTCTGCACTAACTGGCGAAGGTAAGACGACCGTCGCGACCAGTTTTGCGGCGTTTCTCGCTAAGGCCGGCGCGCGTACTCTCTTGATCGATGCGGATTTGCGTAATCCCGCCATGACCAGAGCGCTAGGATACTCAAACGCGCCAGGATTGCTCAATATGGTCGCGGACAGATCGGATTTCAAAGATCTGGTGATTTCGGATATCAACTTCAAATTCGACTTCTTACCCGCTTCGGCTCGGACCAAGACGTCTAACAGTTCGGATATTCTCACGGCTTCTGCCATAAAGGACATGCTTAAGGCGGCAAGCAGCGAGTACGATTATATTCTCGTTGACCTGCCGCCTATCCTTCCGGTCGTGGACGTCAAGGCTACCGCCCATTTATTTGATGCTTTCGTCCTGGTTGTCGAATGGGCGGCGACGTCGACCGATGAAATCGTCAAGGCTATGCGTACGTCCCCGGTTTTATCGGAGCGGCTTTTGGGCGCGGTGCTGAACAAGACCGACGAAGCTGTTATGCATCGTTTTGAGGGATATTCGGATCGACGCTACATGTATTACTCTAATGAAAATATTTCGCCGGAGGCAGCTTAG
- a CDS encoding glycosyltransferase codes for MKVAIVHYWLVGMRGGEKVIEALCEMYPQADIFTHVYAPQEISETIRQHKVVPSFINSLPRAAKMYKTYLPLMPMALEQFDLRGYDLVISSESGPAKGVIPAPDALHVCYCHTPMRYIWNMYHDYREGAGPMARLLMPSLSHYLRMWDVSSAARVDSFVANSQTVAKRIRRYYGVDSKVISPPVDTEAFSIAPTSELEDYYLMVGELVAYKRPDLAVRAFNAMKSKLIVIGGGDMLEEIRQLAGPTVSVLGPQPFEVLKRHYARCQALIFPGEEDFGMVPVEAMASGRPVVAFGRGGAVETVANGVSGVFFNEHTVEAISAAVASLADISFDPEKITRHARQFGRDQFFAKMRAHIEDLQAQKHSSWR; via the coding sequence ATGAAAGTCGCAATCGTTCACTACTGGCTGGTGGGTATGCGCGGCGGCGAAAAGGTAATCGAGGCGCTATGCGAGATGTATCCGCAGGCAGACATCTTCACCCATGTTTACGCGCCGCAGGAGATTTCCGAAACGATTCGCCAGCACAAGGTCGTTCCGAGTTTCATTAATTCTCTGCCCCGCGCTGCCAAAATGTACAAGACTTATCTGCCGCTGATGCCAATGGCACTCGAGCAATTCGATCTGCGGGGCTACGATCTAGTCATCAGCAGCGAATCAGGACCGGCAAAAGGAGTAATTCCAGCCCCGGACGCGCTCCACGTCTGCTACTGTCACACTCCGATGAGATACATTTGGAATATGTATCACGATTACAGGGAAGGCGCCGGTCCGATGGCGCGACTATTGATGCCTTCCCTATCGCATTATCTGCGAATGTGGGACGTTTCCTCGGCCGCGCGCGTCGACAGTTTTGTTGCCAATTCGCAGACCGTCGCAAAGCGTATTCGACGCTATTACGGGGTCGATTCGAAAGTTATTTCTCCTCCCGTCGACACCGAGGCATTTTCGATCGCACCGACTTCGGAACTTGAAGACTACTATCTTATGGTTGGCGAACTCGTCGCTTATAAACGACCTGACCTTGCGGTGCGTGCCTTCAATGCAATGAAATCGAAGCTGATCGTCATTGGCGGAGGTGACATGCTAGAGGAGATCCGTCAACTTGCCGGCCCGACCGTCTCGGTTCTTGGTCCACAGCCATTCGAAGTTCTCAAACGACACTATGCCAGATGCCAAGCGTTGATTTTTCCTGGTGAAGAAGACTTCGGCATGGTCCCTGTTGAAGCCATGGCGAGCGGTCGGCCTGTCGTCGCATTCGGCCGCGGTGGTGCGGTGGAAACCGTAGCAAACGGCGTCTCTGGGGTTTTTTTTAACGAACATACTGTCGAGGCCATCTCGGCAGCGGTCGCGAGCCTTGCTGATATAAGTTTCGATCCGGAAAAAATTACTAGACACGCCAGGCAATTCGGTCGCGATCAGTTTTTTGCCAAGATGCGTGCGCATATAGAGGATTTACAGGCCCAAAAGCACTCATCTTGGCGGTGA
- a CDS encoding polysaccharide biosynthesis/export family protein, whose product MLNRLPALSAITLAGFLPACGLFPGTGPTSDAVNGYATAGIRSTASLPYALVDISSDTIGFLSQPNLITFAGTFPDKRAKPTQVVGVGDILNISIFEAAPGGLFTPGTASGARPGNFVDLPPQAVDQKGSVYVPYAGEVPAAARTIPEIQEAVVARLRNRAIEPQVVISLNQQHASVVSVLGDVNAPGVLPLNSVGERLLALVARAGGPKFQAIESYVTLQRNGKEARVLLSRIVHDPRENIFIRPNDVIFINHEAPTFTALGALNQNIFGFNSEIPFDVETLTLSQAIGKAGGLSDVQSDPGEIYVYRFEDRHFLEKLGVDTRRFILDKIPTIYRINLRDPSGLLLSSAFQMRTKDVLYIANAKVVDYYKLLTLINNTTATVRNVNSGVHEIAAPLN is encoded by the coding sequence ATGCTGAATCGTCTTCCGGCGCTCTCTGCCATCACTCTGGCTGGTTTCCTGCCAGCCTGCGGCCTGTTTCCAGGAACCGGTCCGACCAGCGACGCTGTCAACGGCTATGCAACCGCCGGGATAAGATCCACGGCATCCCTACCGTACGCGTTGGTGGACATCAGCTCAGATACCATCGGCTTCTTGTCGCAGCCCAATCTGATAACTTTTGCGGGGACGTTCCCCGATAAGCGCGCAAAGCCGACCCAGGTCGTGGGCGTCGGTGACATCTTGAACATATCGATTTTTGAAGCGGCCCCGGGCGGACTGTTCACACCGGGAACTGCCTCGGGAGCGCGCCCTGGCAACTTCGTCGATTTGCCGCCGCAGGCCGTGGATCAGAAGGGTAGCGTCTACGTCCCTTACGCTGGAGAGGTTCCCGCTGCCGCGCGAACAATTCCCGAAATTCAAGAGGCCGTCGTGGCTCGGCTGCGAAATCGCGCGATCGAGCCACAGGTTGTGATTAGCCTCAATCAGCAGCATGCGAGTGTTGTGAGCGTCTTGGGAGATGTGAACGCGCCCGGCGTGTTACCGCTTAACAGCGTTGGCGAGCGGTTGCTCGCGCTGGTGGCGCGCGCCGGCGGCCCCAAATTCCAGGCCATCGAGAGCTACGTCACACTCCAACGGAACGGCAAGGAGGCGAGGGTCCTGCTGAGCCGCATTGTACACGATCCGCGCGAAAATATTTTCATTCGGCCGAATGACGTTATTTTCATCAATCATGAAGCCCCGACCTTCACGGCGCTAGGGGCGTTGAATCAAAACATATTCGGATTTAATTCGGAAATACCCTTCGATGTTGAGACGCTTACGCTGTCTCAAGCGATAGGCAAAGCAGGCGGACTTTCCGACGTTCAGTCAGACCCTGGCGAAATTTACGTCTACCGATTTGAAGATCGCCATTTCCTTGAGAAACTCGGCGTCGACACCAGGAGATTCATTCTCGATAAAATACCGACGATTTACCGCATCAACTTGCGCGATCCGTCGGGACTCCTGCTGTCATCTGCCTTCCAGATGCGGACCAAGGACGTGCTGTATATCGCCAACGCCAAGGTCGTCGACTACTATAAGCTGTTGACGTTGATCAACAACACGACAGCTACCGTGAGGAACGTGAACTCCGGCGTCCATGAAATTGCAGCACCGCTCAACTAA
- a CDS encoding calcium-binding protein, with product MIGVNVHMRYTDGAYANPTNVLQALRFLGVSHVRDLMPGTGAPADMQARDALRRMVFAGIKLDLIFSGSWRPAEAVELVRNLEKAVPGSVASVEGYNEINNFPVTFEDQSGLAAAAAGQKALYQSFKGSLDVRHIPVIDMTGFEMLKDPKVTYGSSLEGYADVMNVHAYAQNGQQPSIWINPEKIEAYKSLQQVLPKVITEFGYSTMPQSGWLVIGVDERTQAKGLLNGLFDAARSGYDKLYFYELLDQKPDPASKQLEFHFGLFTFENRPKVAAQAIRNLVQVLGGREGGSAAEPNRPEPNGSFHLDVQKPERGDQFFTLGLMKSDGTQVAAVWRETMFWDRDTGQPLEADGITATLTFDKPCESVKVYDVLRSSEPTAVSTGGAVSVVIGDHVQLVECVN from the coding sequence ATGATCGGCGTCAACGTACACATGCGTTACACCGACGGCGCGTACGCGAACCCGACAAATGTCTTGCAGGCCCTGAGGTTCCTTGGCGTCAGTCACGTACGTGACCTCATGCCGGGCACCGGGGCTCCGGCAGACATGCAAGCGCGCGATGCGCTGAGACGTATGGTCTTTGCAGGGATAAAGCTTGACCTGATTTTTTCCGGCAGCTGGCGTCCAGCAGAGGCTGTGGAGCTGGTCCGCAACCTTGAGAAGGCGGTACCTGGCTCGGTAGCGTCCGTCGAAGGCTATAACGAAATCAACAATTTTCCCGTGACGTTTGAGGATCAAAGCGGGCTCGCAGCAGCTGCGGCCGGTCAAAAGGCGCTGTACCAATCCTTCAAAGGAAGTCTGGACGTTAGACATATCCCGGTCATCGACATGACGGGGTTCGAGATGCTTAAGGATCCAAAAGTCACGTACGGGTCGTCGTTGGAGGGATATGCTGACGTGATGAATGTGCATGCCTATGCGCAAAATGGGCAGCAGCCGTCGATCTGGATCAATCCTGAAAAAATCGAAGCGTATAAATCGCTTCAACAGGTTCTTCCGAAAGTCATTACGGAATTTGGTTATTCGACGATGCCTCAAAGTGGATGGTTAGTCATCGGTGTCGACGAGCGCACGCAAGCGAAAGGCCTGCTAAATGGCTTGTTTGATGCGGCACGATCCGGCTATGACAAACTCTATTTTTACGAGCTGCTGGATCAGAAGCCGGACCCGGCGTCGAAGCAACTGGAATTCCATTTCGGCCTGTTCACATTTGAAAATCGGCCCAAAGTGGCGGCCCAGGCGATCAGAAATCTTGTGCAAGTTCTCGGAGGGAGAGAAGGCGGGTCCGCCGCCGAACCCAACCGTCCGGAACCCAATGGATCTTTTCATTTGGACGTTCAAAAACCGGAGCGCGGTGACCAATTTTTTACGTTGGGGTTGATGAAATCCGATGGCACTCAAGTGGCCGCAGTTTGGCGGGAGACCATGTTTTGGGATCGTGACACAGGGCAGCCGCTCGAAGCCGACGGGATCACTGCGACGCTGACATTCGACAAGCCTTGCGAATCCGTCAAGGTTTACGACGTTCTCCGGTCTTCCGAGCCAACCGCGGTTTCCACCGGTGGTGCGGTTTCGGTGGTGATCGGAGATCACGTCCAATTGGTCGAGTGTGTTAATTGA
- a CDS encoding acyltransferase family protein gives MKTERIYSIDSLRALAMTMVIAQHCKLLPFGWTGVWLFYVISGFVISRNLIAEKATFKPAPLFHYLSFVLRRIFRIVPPYAAYILICLLVIRLLGYPEQYRELPYLATFTYNWRMIFSVEPQFSAFGHLWTISVEEQFYVLFPILILLVNRDRAIFGLIAICLLVPVLRNVMAWQMAAHGWDAARIAFGVYASSFGQFDAFAMGALLAHFEPAIRRHPQFATKSAWLALVMATVYVATYIVINIRLGAHGIDAIRNIVSGVLYGEKREVFVYIVMNSCAAATLAGAIAGWRVFSLIEHPFVVAVGQVSYGGYLLHALVLLLMGEAIDSFFESQALQIRIVFFLVAWCCTVGIAWLSYITWERKLIRYGHKVSQRIMLRANGRPVGVSV, from the coding sequence TTGAAGACCGAACGAATTTACTCGATCGACTCGTTACGCGCCCTTGCGATGACGATGGTCATCGCACAGCATTGCAAACTGCTTCCATTTGGATGGACCGGGGTTTGGCTGTTCTACGTCATTTCAGGATTTGTCATCTCTCGAAACCTCATTGCGGAAAAAGCCACTTTTAAGCCAGCCCCGCTTTTCCACTATCTTTCTTTCGTGCTCAGACGAATCTTCCGGATCGTCCCGCCGTATGCCGCGTACATTCTTATTTGCCTATTGGTCATTCGGCTGCTGGGCTACCCGGAGCAGTATCGGGAGCTGCCCTATCTGGCCACGTTCACTTATAACTGGAGGATGATCTTTAGCGTTGAGCCGCAATTCTCAGCCTTTGGTCATCTTTGGACCATAAGCGTCGAGGAGCAGTTTTACGTTCTCTTTCCAATTCTGATTTTGCTGGTGAACCGCGACCGCGCTATCTTTGGGTTAATTGCAATCTGCCTCCTCGTTCCCGTCTTGAGAAATGTGATGGCCTGGCAGATGGCGGCGCATGGATGGGATGCCGCACGCATCGCATTCGGAGTGTACGCCTCTTCCTTTGGGCAGTTCGACGCCTTTGCGATGGGCGCTTTGCTCGCCCATTTCGAACCGGCGATTCGGCGCCATCCCCAGTTTGCTACGAAATCGGCGTGGCTAGCCCTCGTTATGGCTACGGTCTACGTCGCAACGTATATCGTCATTAATATCAGGCTCGGAGCCCATGGCATTGACGCAATCCGAAATATTGTCTCCGGCGTGCTATACGGCGAGAAGAGAGAGGTCTTCGTCTACATCGTGATGAATTCCTGCGCTGCCGCCACCTTGGCCGGTGCGATCGCCGGATGGAGGGTGTTCAGTCTGATTGAACATCCTTTTGTGGTTGCCGTCGGACAGGTTTCCTACGGCGGCTATTTACTGCACGCACTCGTTTTGCTTTTGATGGGTGAGGCGATTGATTCGTTTTTCGAATCACAGGCGCTCCAGATTCGGATCGTTTTCTTTCTTGTCGCCTGGTGCTGCACGGTCGGGATAGCCTGGCTCTCTTATATCACGTGGGAGCGTAAGCTGATCCGTTATGGGCATAAGGTCAGCCAGCGGATCATGCTGAGGGCAAACGGACGTCCGGTCGGCGTTTCAGTCTGA